A single window of Gossypium hirsutum isolate 1008001.06 chromosome A10, Gossypium_hirsutum_v2.1, whole genome shotgun sequence DNA harbors:
- the LOC107924998 gene encoding protein SRG1, giving the protein MYNACRNSPGTATRRTAAISYQPRSANMAAIPALSVQELVKQPIITIPQHYVRLDQQPLTVPNGGRPLPTIPIIDMNQLVYGKDFDLQLHKLHSACKDGGFFQLVNHGVDSTVMEKVKQEVEEFYKLPLEEKMKYKIREGEVEGYGTIEREDGKFDWADRLYMITNPILLRKPHLFPELPSSLRNTLESYILELQNLAMKLLSLMAKALEIDEKEMIEYFEDGMQSLRMTSYPPCPQPELVTGITPHSDPTILTFLLQLNGVDGLHISKDGCWFPVTILPNALVVNVGDILEIFSNGVYRSIEHRAIPNAEKERISVAFFIKPKREAYVGPSPSLINPQNPPLYKRVGMEQYVKDFFSRKLNGKTYLQHMRINNE; this is encoded by the exons ATGTACAATGCATGCAGAAATTCACCTGGTACAGCAACAAGGAGAACGGCTGccatat CATATCAACCAAGGTCAGCAAATATGGCGGCAATTCCAGCTCTTAGTGTTCAAGAGCTTGTCAAACAGCCTATCATTACAATCCCCCAACACTATGTTCGTTTAGACCAGCAACCCCTCACCGTCCCTAACGGTGGCCGTCCCTTACCGACGATCCCAATCATTGACATGAATCAACTGGTTTATGGGAAAGATTTTGATCTTCAACTCCACAAGTTGCACTCCGCTTGCAAAGACGGGGGTTTCTTTCAG TTGGTGAACCATGGGGTTGACAGTACCGTAATGGAGAAGGTGAAACAGGAGGTTGAAGAATTTTATAAGCTTCCATTGGAGGAGAAGATGAAGTATAAGATAAGGGAAGGTGAGGTTGAAGGGTACGGAACTATAGAGAGAGAGGACGGCAAATTTGATTGGGCTGATAGGCTTTATATGATCACTAACCCTATTCTTCTACGAAAACCTCATCTCTTCCCTGAGCTCCCTTCATCCTTGAG AAATACGTTGGAGTCTTACATCTTGGAACTGCAAAACCTTGCGATGAAGCTTCTGAGTTTAATGGCTAAAGCTTTGGAAATTGATGAAAAAGAAATGATAGAATATTTCGAGGATGGCATGCAATCGTTGAGGATGACAAGCTATCCTCCATGCCCTCAACCGGAGTTGGTGACGGGCATTACTCCCCACTCTGATCCCACTATCCTCACCTTTCTCCTCCAACTTAATGGAGTCGACGGCCTCCACATCAGCAAAGATGGTTGTTGGTTCCCCGTTACCATCCTTCCAAATGCCCTCGTTGTCAATGTAGGAGACATTTTAGAG ATCTTTAGCAATGGGGTATACCGCAGCATTGAGCATAGGGCAATACCGAATGCAGAGAAAGAAAGAATCTCAGTAGCCTTTTTCATAAAGCCTAAAAGAGAGGCATACGTAGGGCCATCGCCAAGTTTGATAAATCCTCAAAACCCTCCATTGTATAAAAGGGTTGGGATGGAGCAATACGTTAAAGATTTCTTCTCTCGTAAGCTCAATGGGAAAACATATCTGCAACATATGAGGATCAATAATGAATAA